In Candidatus Poribacteria bacterium, the DNA window GTTTCTATAGACATGTCTCCCGGCTGGGGTTAAAAATCCACAACACAGATACCATCGCAAATCCGTGAAAATCCACAATTCAGAAAATATAAACATACCGCCCTTATAGAACTTAGGTTCTCTTTTCACACATGCTGCTATAGACATATCGCCTCTACGGGGCTAAATGCCGAATAATGCAATCATTGCTATAAGCAGATTGGTGCCCTGGGATTAAAGAGACCTCACCCCCAATAACCTCTTAAAATCCGCGCAATCCGTATAATCCGCGACAATCCGTGATTCAGACGAATTATCTCCCTTTAAATTCTATGGGTGTGATGTTCTGCATCACTCGGTGCGGTTGGAAACCGCACCTACCTTGTGTGGCTAACTACTGACTGACGATGGATGACGGCTGATCGTCACACCATATTTCTCTTGCATTTCTGTCCTGTTTCTGATAAAATTGCCGATAAAGTCCACCTACAGGTGAAAACATAAAGGACGGAAACGCATGGCACTTCCAAAAATGACACGGATTCAACAGCGGTTTGAGGCACCCGTTCTCACCGATCTCCCCGCAGCAATCCACGCGGAACTGGAGCGGATTAACGCCTCTGCTATTATCAAACCCGGCGAGACTGTCGCCATTACCGCGGGTAGCCGCGGCGTTGCGAATGTCGCGATTGCGGTCAAGGCGACTGCTGATTATCTCAAAACACTCGGGGCACGCCCCTTTGTCGTTCCAGCGATGGGAAGCCACGGTGGGGCAACCCCCGAAGGACAGCGGAGTGTGCTTGAGCATTACGGTATCACTGAAGAGACCGTCGGTGCACCGGTGAAAGCGACAATGGAGGTCGTGGAACTCGGAAAGACAGGGGATGGCTTGCCCGTCTTTTTCGATCGGTATGCCGCTGACGCGGATCACGTTGTTCCCCTCAATCGTATCAAAGCACACACAGATTTCAACGGATCTATTGAGAGCGGCTTGATGAAGATGATGGTTATCGGGCTTGGCAAACAGCAGGGTGCGAACTTCTATCACCGCGCATTCTTCCAATACGGCTTTGAGCACGTTATTACTGCCGTCGGGGGTTTCATCCTCGATAGCGGCAAGATCGCCTTCGGCATCGGATTGATTGAGAACGCACACGAAGATACTGCGAAAGCGGTCGCTATGCCCGCCGCACAACTCCTTCAAACTGAACGAGAACTCCTCGTTGAGGCGAAATCGTTGATGGGACGACTCCCGTTTGATGAACTGGATCTGCTCATCGTGGATTGGACAGGCAAAAACATGAGCGGCACGGGTATGGACACGAACGTCATCGGTAGGATGATGCAGAACTTTGAGCCGGAACCGGCGAAACCTGCGATTCTCCGTATATTTGTCCGAGATCTCACCGAAGAGAGCGACGGCAACGCTACTGGTATCGGACTCGCTGACTTCACAACGACCCGCCTCGTGGATAAGATTGATCGGCATTCTACGTATATGAACGGCATTACCGCACTTGGACCACAGAAATCGAAAATCCCGTTCTACTACGACACCGATCGGGAAGCGATTGAAGTGGCACTCGACACCATCGGTCTGACGGAACCGGAGAACGCCCGGGTTATCCGTATTGAGAGTACACTGCGATTAACGGAACTCGACATCTCTGAGGTGCTACTTGAAGATGCGAAACTGCATTCGAGGTTATCGGTTATCGGTGAGACGAAACCGCTTACATTTGACGCAGCAGGCAATCTGTTGCCGTTTTAGATAGCCATTAGCTATCAGCAGTCGGCTAAGAGGTTATCGTCCCACAAAGGTTTACCTTTAGGATTGACGGAAACCGATGGTCTTTGAACTAAGATAGTATCAAAACCAGTAGCCCGTAATGAAATGGAGGTCGGATTTAAAGGATGTCCGTGATAGTTTAAATTCCGGTTGTTCCTCTGCAAGGTATAATTAAAATGCGGAAACTCAAGATTATCTTGGAGATGATTAAATTTGAACACACGATCTTCGCGCTTCCGTTTGCGATGATGAGTGCCTTTATTGCTGCAGATGGATTTCCCTCGCTGGCAAAGTTTGGCTGGATTCTCGTGGCAATGGTAGGGGCGCGTAGCTGCGCGATGGCGTTTAACCGACTTGCCGATGCGGAGTTAGATGCGAAGAACCCACGCACCGCCATGCGTGCGATTCCCGCGGGCTTGATTACGAAGGGTGCCGTGTGGGTTTTCACGATTGTTTCGGCTGGATTACTGGTTTTTGCGGCATGGCGACTGAACCCGCTCGCCTTCGCGCTATCGCCTGTTGCCATTGCTGTCGTTATGGGGTATTCCTATACGAAGCGTTTCACTGCGCTCTCACATTTCTGGCTCGGACTCTCCCTCTCTATTTCACCTGTCGGCGCGTGGATTGCGATTCAGGGGAATTTTGCGTTGCCACCGATAATCCTCTGCCTTGTGGTCCTACTCTGGACAGCAGGATTTGACATTATCTATGCGTGTCAAGATGTTAATTTTGATAGGAAGCATGGACTGCACTCGATTCCGGCGAAAATTGGGATCCGGTGGTCGTTATGGCTCTCATCTGCCTTACACGTCATCGCGGTATTGCTGCTTCTCGGCATTCCGCTTCTCGTTGAATTAGGGCTTTTTTATTATATCGGGATCGGGATTGTGGTGCTAATCTTTATCTATGAGCACGCCATCGTTAAACCGACCGACCTGTCCCGTGTCAATCTCGCTTTTTTCACGCTGAATGGCATGATTAGTCTGGTCCTGATGGCACTTTCAATTGCCGATATTTTATTTTTTAACGATTAAACCTGGGCGGGAGAAAGCCGTGTGTGGGCTTTCTAAGGTATAATCAAAAAACGTAGCCCGTAACGAAGTGGAGAGCGTATATACGGAAAGGCACTTCAATATCCAAACCCCACTTATCGAACCGCAAGGTAAAATTAAAATATGAAACTTTCACTTTCGGTACGCGTCGCAGAAACGTCATCGAAGAGAGACGCGACGCATACCTTTGAACAACTGACTGAACTGGCAGCAGGGCTCGGCTACGAAGCTGTCTGTATGCGTGCCTCCCAAGTCGGCATCCACTCGCCTTTGGAGCAAATCACCGCTGCGCGGAAACAGGCGGCATCGCTGAACCTAAAGGTGTCGATGATCACCGGGGATTTTCCTGTTCCCCTCAACAACGAACAAGGACCGGATGGGCTCCGCAACATAACCCCTTATCTGGATCTAACGGAACTCCTTGGCGCGGATCTGATCCGTATTGCGATGAAGGTTGAGGCAGACATTCCGTGGGCACAACGTGCCTCCGATGAAGCTGCTGAGCGGGGTATCCGTCTTGCACATCAATCACATACACAGAGTTTGTTTGAAACAGTAGAGGGCTCAGTTGATGTGTTGAAGCGGGTGGGTAGAAAAAATTTCGGAATTATCTATGAACCTGCCAACCTCGACCTGTGTGCCCAAGATTACGGTGTTGAGACGCTCAAACGGTTCTCACCTTATCTTCTCAACGTCTATCTTCAGAATCACATCCGTCGCCCGGAGGGAAAGACACGCCTCTTGACGTGGATTCAAGGTGAAGTCCCACACGACCCGATCCGTTTGCAGGACGAAGGTGGCATCGATTATCCGCTGGTATTTCGCGGACTGGAAGCGATCGGTTACGATGGGTATGTGACGGTGCATCAGGCATTCCGAGAGATTATGGAGCCTGAAGACGCAGCAGAGCAGAGCTACACCTATCTTAAACCGTTTTGCGGATAGTAAGCCCGCAACGATACGCAGAAATCCGCAGAAACGCCCAAGCAAAAACACGCAGGCGACTTCTGCACAAGGCACTTCAAACATGAAACCTACGCCGTTCCTCCGCAAGATAAAATTGGCGGTTGGTTATCGGTTGTCAGTTATCGGTAGAGAGGTGTTCGTTAGTCCCAAATCCGTAGCCTGCAACAATACGCAGAAATACCCAAGCAAAAACACGCAGGCGAGTATGAGAAACACACATCAGAGCCCAAACGTAGGTTGTTCCTCCGCAAGATAAAATTAAAAAATCTCAAACCGTTCTGTGGATAGGAAAGGTAGTGTCTTTAGCACATGAGCACACAACAACCGAATATCCTGATTATCACGACCGATCAGCAGCGGACAGATAGTTTGAGC includes these proteins:
- a CDS encoding DUF2088 domain-containing protein, which translates into the protein MALPKMTRIQQRFEAPVLTDLPAAIHAELERINASAIIKPGETVAITAGSRGVANVAIAVKATADYLKTLGARPFVVPAMGSHGGATPEGQRSVLEHYGITEETVGAPVKATMEVVELGKTGDGLPVFFDRYAADADHVVPLNRIKAHTDFNGSIESGLMKMMVIGLGKQQGANFYHRAFFQYGFEHVITAVGGFILDSGKIAFGIGLIENAHEDTAKAVAMPAAQLLQTERELLVEAKSLMGRLPFDELDLLIVDWTGKNMSGTGMDTNVIGRMMQNFEPEPAKPAILRIFVRDLTEESDGNATGIGLADFTTTRLVDKIDRHSTYMNGITALGPQKSKIPFYYDTDREAIEVALDTIGLTEPENARVIRIESTLRLTELDISEVLLEDAKLHSRLSVIGETKPLTFDAAGNLLPF
- the ubiA gene encoding putative 4-hydroxybenzoate polyprenyltransferase, giving the protein MRKLKIILEMIKFEHTIFALPFAMMSAFIAADGFPSLAKFGWILVAMVGARSCAMAFNRLADAELDAKNPRTAMRAIPAGLITKGAVWVFTIVSAGLLVFAAWRLNPLAFALSPVAIAVVMGYSYTKRFTALSHFWLGLSLSISPVGAWIAIQGNFALPPIILCLVVLLWTAGFDIIYACQDVNFDRKHGLHSIPAKIGIRWSLWLSSALHVIAVLLLLGIPLLVELGLFYYIGIGIVVLIFIYEHAIVKPTDLSRVNLAFFTLNGMISLVLMALSIADILFFND
- a CDS encoding sugar phosphate isomerase/epimerase; the protein is MKLSLSVRVAETSSKRDATHTFEQLTELAAGLGYEAVCMRASQVGIHSPLEQITAARKQAASLNLKVSMITGDFPVPLNNEQGPDGLRNITPYLDLTELLGADLIRIAMKVEADIPWAQRASDEAAERGIRLAHQSHTQSLFETVEGSVDVLKRVGRKNFGIIYEPANLDLCAQDYGVETLKRFSPYLLNVYLQNHIRRPEGKTRLLTWIQGEVPHDPIRLQDEGGIDYPLVFRGLEAIGYDGYVTVHQAFREIMEPEDAAEQSYTYLKPFCG